The Scatophagus argus isolate fScaArg1 chromosome 12, fScaArg1.pri, whole genome shotgun sequence genome includes the window GCATTTCATCAACCAACTTTTTGCGAGCATCTTCAAGGCCTGCCTGATCAAAACCATCTGGAAAGTTGGGCAAGTAGTTCAGTTCACCTTTCTTGGCCTTCTTGATATGCTTGTTAGCAGGTACTCCTTCTGGTGAGTGCCTCCCACGTTTGCCTGAATTTACTGCAACATCAAGGCATCCTGATCGTCTTCGCTTGGTTCTGTAATTagccattttatattttaaactatttttccaACCACTGCAGCGACTGGATGAGCCTTGTTCCTGGAGACAGGGGTGCTTAGTTATCAGTGCCGTTGCCACACTTTCAAACTGAGCATTATTTGGATATGCTGTATAGCCATACATGCTCTCAGCCAATTTTTCAAGGATCTCATGTTTGACTTCCTTTGAAACTTTAAAGAGTGTTCTGTCCTTTACGTATAATAGATCTGCTTGCCTCAGACGATACTCAACATCAACAGAAAAGTTTGGGATATCAAAGAATTCTGGCCACCCTATCTGTCGCTCCTGAGGGGAGGGTGAGAGGATCTCTGTATCTGTTGTACTGTGAGTGTCACTCGATATTTCTGCTGATGCTGAGATAGGTACTAGTTCAAGCAGAGGGATGACTTTGATTGTTGGTTTTTCTGGAAGATCAGCAATATCAGTCAGATTACATAGTTCATAATTGAATTCAGGGTCCTGGAACTGGAGAATGCAGTTGTAATCAAGCCCCAGAGATTCTTTGAGCTTGCTAATCAAATCCTCTACCGTAGCAGGCTTTGCATTTAGGCTGACTTTTCTTATATCCGCCTCTGTGAGAATGACCCTCAAGATCATCTTCTGTGTTGCAGtcatcttaaaaaaagaaaaaagaaatacattccTGATTACAAATACTCAAAGTCACAAACACAGTTAGCTGCTGACCCATTTGGGGGTACTTATTAGTGTATCACTGGTTTGTCCTCTACTTTGAAAATACCAGTACCACATTCTGACAGACATTCTTATACCAGTAGGACAGAAGCAAAAGTTATAAGAGGAAACAACAAATACATGATTATATGTATGTGACAGATAGAGAGCATGACCAAGCAATCCTACATGTGGCTTTAACACAGAATATAGCGCTTGAGTGTCACCATTAAATTGTTTCCACATCTGTATGTAGAAAGAGGAAACACATCATTAAGGTCTCCCTGttgcacaacacacaaagagggGTTAGAGTTGTCACAGAGTTCAAAGGATCGGAAATGCTCATGGTACCAGGCAGTCATCACTTTGCAGACAAAAAGGATGTTTGTGTTAATTGCCACAATCTGTTTGATCTGCATAAATTTAGGAAGGCCAGAGCATGTCCCCACTGAGAGTATCATATCAGCACAATACTGAATTCCATCTACACAGATGGATGATGCAACAAGAACTGTCGCAAGCTGAGGAACTCTTTGACAGAAAATCTGTTGGACATTTTCTGGAAAAGATGTGATTGACGCTGTTGTAACCCTGTCCATTTCAATCGAGGGCTTAAAAAATGAACTTGTGTCCAAATAGTAAGCCATCATTTTCTGATGCCTTACAGCAAGCGTAAGAGCTACATTTCTGAAGTTGTGTGCATTACGAATTACCCGTTTGAAGAATTTGTGCTTTCCTTCAAATCGCATTGTCCAGACATCTGAAAGCGGACCAAATGCCCTTATCATGTCAGGATAATGCTCAATGAAGTGGTGTTTTGGTCGCAATCTAAAACCAGGGAATGTCCTCTTTAACAGTTCCCTGTGTTCTGTCACTTTGCACTGCAAGAAATGTATGGACTCTTCAGTGTGTCTTGTTGCAACAGCCAACTCAACAATATCTTTGAGCAGCATCAAAATGTCCCAAGCATTGTCTCCTTCAGGTACTTCATGACCAATGAGAAGTGGGAGCAGTCTGATTAAGGCCCAGTTTTCGTGACCATTTCCACCAATGGTCCTTTTAATAGAGAAGTCACGGCCAATAGCCTGAGGCTGGTCAGTTTTGTCATTAGAAGCATATGGAAATGTTTTGATGGCCTGATTCAGCATTTCTAATGTAAAGTACTTCTTAGAAATCAAATCTGAAATGCAAAGTGATAACTCAACAGGTACAATGCCTTCCAAAAGGTCATGCAGGATGTCAGGGGGGTAACCCTGAACAACATGAAAGTACTGTAGACTGTCAGTCAGTACACATCTTCCTTTAATACCATACTCCTTAGCTAGAGATGTGTCCTGGCATACCTCTTGCACCTGTTGGTTGTGACTGTCTTTAGTTCGAGGTTCAAAGGTGCCTGAACATACTTCCTTGTCTTGGATCTCACTCCTGGTTGCCATGCAGAACCTGCAGAACCTGTTCACTGCAAAGCTCTCGTAGAATCCTGCCAAAGAATGAGCAGCCAAGTTATCAGCCGCCACATAAATCACAGTCCCTTTAACACATGCTCCCAGCTTCTCAATATATAGTCCATGTTGCTCCAAATAAACAAGATCTTGGATAAGAGGGTGGAAAATTTCTGCATAGCCATACTCTTTCACAACTGAGGCTTTACACAAAACAGCTAGCTGAATGGATGGGAGTGTGGATCTGTATTGTGATGGTACATTAGCTATCACCCAATACACAGcactcattttgtgtttctttttagaTGTCCCTAAGGGGTTGGACACTTCAAATTCATCTGTGTAAAGTGCAACAGCAATTTTGAACTCTTCTCCTTTAAGGAGAtcattttctttgcagtatGAACCATCTCTGTATGTGCTGTACTCGTGTGGCACATGCTGTTGTACTGGTAgagctttgtccaaaatgtctgtcCTGCTCAACATTTTCTGTAACATTGCATTAAGAGGAACATACACAGcactgcattttttccccctttcaaTAATATACTCTACTGGCATAATCAGTGTAAAGTTTTTGCCCACATATGTTGCTCTTCTTTTAGTGGTTGATAAGGGGCCATCCTTGCCACAAAATTTAGTTATGACATTGCTCTCTGAGACAGCCCTGACTATTTCTCTAACAGTTGAATCATCGACAtctgtgtgacatttcagaATGTCTCTGACTGAATTGTACTGCAGTGGCAGAGACATTTCACACAACTGTACTAACTGCTCTATAACCTCTTGTACAGAACTTTCAGGAATATGAAGAACAGTTTGCATCTTTAAAAACAGGGTTGCAAAGCTGTGCTCTAAATGCTTACTTAGATCGTAAAGCTCATCTTTGCTGTGATCCTCACTGTCTTCTGGATCAAGCACGTCATTTTGAAGCACATGTTCTTGAGCCGTTTCTTCTGTCACATTCCCTGAGACTACCTCTGGCTTCAACATTTTCCAGTCATCTGTTCTGTGCTCTTTACTCACATCTGCATTAAATGTGGAGTACACATGAGTATGAAAGTTGCAGGCTTTGTACGGACACTGCACTCTGTGATtaacttttaaatgtgttttccgcaaatgagagaaaaaatcTGCTTCTGTGCAGGATGCTGAAAAATCACATGACTGACAATGAAAGACAGTTTGGCACACCTCTACAACACTTGCTTCCTGATGAAGTTTAGATAGATGGACTTTTAGCGCATTAATGGAGTTGAATGTGCACAAACAATCTGGGTGTAAGCAAGGGAAAGGTACTGTTCTACCGTAGCTCCCATGTTTTAACCTGTAATGTTTTAACAAGTAACCCCTTTTATCACATATGAACTCACAATACTTGCAGTTCCACGGCATCAttgaaaatcataaaataaaacaggtgaagtgaaaaaagCTTTTGACCGTTCTTTTAAAATATCGGCACATGCATGTATTAACCCACTCACATGAAGGCTACCATTAAGCGCTCTCTATTTAGCTCAACAGTGGCTcgacaaaataataataataacaataacctAAACGCTAACTTTTTCGTTCGACATTGCCTCAGCAGAAACGTTAACCTGAATGCTAACCTTGAAGCACAACAATGGCTTGAACTTGAATGTTACAAAACAGTTcattaacattagcattaacattaaTGCTAACCTTAGCTAAACTGAAATGGTGAGAGTGACAAAGACTTCGCTGTAGAGCTAACTCGTGCGTTTAGGTAAGCTGCTGTCACTCCACCGGTCTTTCGAATAAACATCTTT containing:
- the LOC124068599 gene encoding uncharacterized protein LOC124068599, which gives rise to MATRSEIQDKEVCSGTFEPRTKDSHNQQVQEMTATQKMILRVILTEADIRKVSLNAKPATVEDLISKLKESLGLDYNCILQFQDPEFNYELCNLTDIADLPEKPTIKVIPLLELVPISASAEISSDTHSTTDTEILSPSPQERQIGWPEFFDIPNFSVDVEYRLRQADLLYVKDRTLFKVSKEVKHEILEKLAESMYGYTAYPNNAQFESVATALITKHPCLQEQGSSSRCSGWKNSLKYKMANYRTKRRRSGCLDVAVNSGKRGRHSPEGVPANKHIKKAKKGELNYLPNFPDGFDQAGLEDARKKLVDEMQKRTPDRWLVKQKMDLTFALRRKEVVESEPAISLMMERWPAIFTEDQVYMEFSRIVGKNLKQEFYEGIDQHSSRLMEIFRSKRGNVGQMLTLLLQQIRTNEPTDIRTLVLRGLPLLLGDNPTDFYKTYIGDDGDSLHQVDIGILIVEQEGPSSFKIVIEGETVMDSLQDLPKAVCILFGLMYALHLNYPKSMRNTFQFIQQVLLMLGHTDLKPRLQTLRNQLTI